GGTCGATCTCCCGACCGGTCGCCAGCGGCGCAGTGCTGACCGCCATCATCGGCTGATGCCGGCGCAGGGAACGCGGAGTGCCCCAGTGACGTTCGAGACGACCCCACAGGGCCAGCACCTGGGCGGCATCACCGAACAGCGACGAAGTACGGCGCTGATGTTTGCGCAACCGCTCGGCGTACGCGTCCAGGGCAGCGTCATCGGCGTTCACCGGGACGACGTTGGCCGACATCCAGCACAGCGAGCGCAGACCGTCGGAGTCGTCCACTCCCAACGCGGACGAGGTGGCGTAGGGGCCACCTTCCAGGAGTCGGGCGGCGACAAAGACGTTCGTCAGTGGATCCAGGTCGCACACGTCGAGGGCAGCGCCGTAGTCGTCACGACCGAGCACCCGCGCTCCGTGCATGATCCGCAACACCATCTAAGAGTGCCTGCCCGGGGGCACGCGCGGGTGAGAAACGCCCGAGTTTCTCCCAGTCCCGCGGTTACGGTGGCGGTTGTGTCCGTTGACCCATCAAGCCTTTTGCCGGGCACGCCAGTCCTCGAGAACTACCGCAAATGGGACGGCCGTGAGCATTGGCAGGTCGACGGGCTCCTGCTCGGAAGTGACGCCTGGGGCACCTGGGTCGGATTTCCGGCCGGTACGCGGATGCGCCGACCCGGCCGCGATTTCAGCGTCCAGCACGCGCGGGTCGCGCTCTTCCCGCCCGCACACGGCTGGGCGGCGAGTTTCTGGGCGAGCGGGAATGCTGGTGCCGCTGCGAGGACGAGTTCCTCGAGCACCAGGTTCTCTTCGACTACCCACCGCAGGTCATCGCGCAGGTGCGCGCCGTCGCCGACGCGCTGTTGGAAGAAGTCCGCGCGCACCGGCCACCCTTCGACGAGGACACCGGCCGGCACTGGCTCGACATGCTGCGAAGTCTCTGAGTCCGCGGAGTTTCAGCGGCTTTCCGCGGCTCTTCGTTGCTTAGCTATCGGGATGGACGATTCCGCGCGCCCCGGGACCCCGGTGCACGTCAACTTCACCAAGTGGGACGGTCGCCAGCACTGGCAGTCCGACGGTGTGCTGCTGGGTGATGACGAGTACGGCGTGTGGGTCGGCTTCTCCGCGGACACCGAGTTCTACCGGCCGGGCCGCCGCGTGGTTGCCAAGCGCGACCACACCCTGCTGTTCCCCCGCCACGAGGGCTGGGTCGGGCGGCTCTACGACACCGGCCCGGAGGGTTTGATCCGGTACTACATCGACCTGGCGACCGTGCCGGTGTGGACGACAACCGGGTCCGGGCTCGAGGTGTCCATGATCGACCTCGATCTGGACGTGGTCGAGCGAGGCGGCCAAGCGCCGTACGTCGATGATGAGGACGAGTTCCTCGAGCACCAGAAGCTGTTCGGCTACCCGGACGAGGTCATCGCGCAGGCCCGCAAGGACGCGGACGGGTTGCTGGCCGACGTCCAGGCGGGGCGGGCACCGTTCCGGCAGGACGTCGTACGTCGATGGGTCGAGGCCCTGCGCGACCTCAGCTGATCGTGACCGCCGGCGCCGAACCCTCCACCGGCTCCATCTCCTCGGCGATCCGCATCGCTTCCTCGATCAGCGTCTCCACGATCTGCGACTCGGGGACGGTCTTGATGACCTCGCCCTTGACGAAGATCTGGCCCTTGCCGTTGCCGGAGGCGACGCCCAGGTCGGCCTCGCGGGCCTCACCCGGACCGTTCACGACACAGCCCATGACGGCCACCCGCAGCGGCACCTCCATGCCCTCCAGGCCCTTGGTGACCTGCTCGGCCAGCGTGTAGACGTCGACCTGGGCGCGACCGCAGGACGGGCAGGAGACGATCTCCAGCTTGCGGGGCTTGAGGTTCAGGCTTTGGAGGATCTGGTTGCCGACCTTGATCTCCTCGACCGGCGGCGCGGACAGGGAGACCCGGATGGTGTCGCCGATCCCCCGTGACAGCAGCGCGCCGAACGCCACGGCGGACTTGATGGTGCCCTGGAACGCCGGACCGGCCTCGGTCACACCCAGGTGCAGCGGCCAGTCACCGCGCTGCGCGAGTTGCTCGTAGGCCCGGACCATCACGACCGGGTCGTTGTGCTTGACCGAGATCTTGAAGTCGTGGAAATCGTGCTCCTCGAAGAGGCTCGCCTCCCAGACCGCGGACTCCACCAGGGCCTCCGCGGTCGGTTTGCCGTACTTCTCCAGCAACCGCTTATCCAGGGACCCCGCGTTGACGCCGATCCGGATCGAGACGCCGGCGTCCTTGGCGGCCCGCGCAATCTCCTTGACCTGGTCGTCGAACTTGCGGATGTTGCCGGGGTTCACGCGCACCCCCGCGCACCCGGCGTCAATGGCCGCGAAGACGTACTTGGGCTGGAAGTGGATGTCCGCGATGACCGGGATCTGGCTCTTCTTGGCGATCATCGGCAACGCGTCGGCGTCGTCCTGGCTCGGGCAGGCCACCCGCACGATGTCGCAGCCGGCGGCGGTGAGTTCGGCGATCTGCTGCAGCGTGGCGTTGATGTCGGTCGTCGGCGTAGTGGTCATCGACTGCACCGACACCGGGGCATCGCCACCGACCTCGACTTTGCCGACCCGGATCTTGCGGGACTTGCGCCGCGGCGCAATCAGCTGCGGGGCTTCTTTGACCGACGGCATGCCGAGCGAAACACTCATGCCATCCAGTATCCCCCAGGGTGGCGGCAGTCCCAGCCACCCGCCGTACCGTCACCCTCATGAAGCTGCAGCCGATGGTGCACGTCGAGGAACTGGCGCCCAGCCTGGAGTTCTACCAGTCGTTGGGCGCATCGGTGTTGCACGCCGATCCGGACGGTGACTTCGCGCTCCTACACCTAGCTGACGGCACGGAGTTGTCGTTGCTGGCCCACCCGCCGAACCCCGAGCAGCACGAGGGCGAGGTGGAGCTGAATTTCGAGGCAACGGACGACGAGCTCGCGCAGTTCGCGACGTCGCCCTATGCGACGGGGCCGGTCGAAACCACCGGGTTCGGGCGGCAACTGATCCTGCGCTCCCCCGGCGGCCTGCTGATCAAGCTGAACCGGTTCGGGGACTAGAACTTCACCGGATTGACGATATCGGCGTACATCAACAGGGCCGACATGCCGATCAGGACCAGCGCCACGGCGTACGCCACGGGCAATCCCTTCGCGACGTCGACGTAGACCTCACCGGTCTGTCCGCGTAGCCGGGCGATCCGCCGCTTCACGCCCTCCCAGAGCGCGCCGGCGATGTGCCCGCCGTCCAACGGCAGCAGCGGCACCAGGTTGAAGACGAACAGCGCCAGGTTCAGCCCGGCCAGCAGGCTGAGCAGCATCACGACCTTGTCCAGCAGCGCCACGTGCGAGTCGTTCGCGACGTCACCGCCGAGCCGACCGACACCGACCACGGAGACGGGCGATTCCTGGTCTCGCTGCTGCCCGCTGAACGCCGCC
The window above is part of the Branchiibius hedensis genome. Proteins encoded here:
- the ispG gene encoding flavodoxin-dependent (E)-4-hydroxy-3-methylbut-2-enyl-diphosphate synthase yields the protein MSVSLGMPSVKEAPQLIAPRRKSRKIRVGKVEVGGDAPVSVQSMTTTPTTDINATLQQIAELTAAGCDIVRVACPSQDDADALPMIAKKSQIPVIADIHFQPKYVFAAIDAGCAGVRVNPGNIRKFDDQVKEIARAAKDAGVSIRIGVNAGSLDKRLLEKYGKPTAEALVESAVWEASLFEEHDFHDFKISVKHNDPVVMVRAYEQLAQRGDWPLHLGVTEAGPAFQGTIKSAVAFGALLSRGIGDTIRVSLSAPPVEEIKVGNQILQSLNLKPRKLEIVSCPSCGRAQVDVYTLAEQVTKGLEGMEVPLRVAVMGCVVNGPGEAREADLGVASGNGKGQIFVKGEVIKTVPESQIVETLIEEAMRIAEEMEPVEGSAPAVTIS
- a CDS encoding DUF402 domain-containing protein, with amino-acid sequence MDDSARPGTPVHVNFTKWDGRQHWQSDGVLLGDDEYGVWVGFSADTEFYRPGRRVVAKRDHTLLFPRHEGWVGRLYDTGPEGLIRYYIDLATVPVWTTTGSGLEVSMIDLDLDVVERGGQAPYVDDEDEFLEHQKLFGYPDEVIAQARKDADGLLADVQAGRAPFRQDVVRRWVEALRDLS
- a CDS encoding VOC family protein, which encodes MKLQPMVHVEELAPSLEFYQSLGASVLHADPDGDFALLHLADGTELSLLAHPPNPEQHEGEVELNFEATDDELAQFATSPYATGPVETTGFGRQLILRSPGGLLIKLNRFGD